One stretch of Streptomyces sp. 135 DNA includes these proteins:
- a CDS encoding alpha/beta hydrolase, translating to MRELRGVPYRQAMGSRPLELDLWLPGAAPTAGPAPLVLFVHGGAWLQGRRDDMGPRTRQWSPGPFARIAAAGFGVACVDYRLSGEARFPAPLDDVRTALHWLTLRGPELGIDTGRTVVWGESAGGHLASLLALDGPGLAGAVIWYGPSDLTAARGPFRPEDPVTPEALLLGAAPAAVPEAARAGSPLSRVHPGAPPFLLVHGDADTMVDHSHSASLAAALRGAGASAQLWTVPGADHGWHGLPDAGVEEIFTRSLDFVHARTRPGARPGMPDSSGG from the coding sequence GTGCGCGAGCTGCGCGGCGTGCCCTACCGGCAGGCCATGGGCAGCCGCCCCCTGGAACTCGACCTGTGGCTGCCGGGCGCCGCCCCCACGGCCGGACCGGCGCCGCTGGTGCTGTTCGTGCACGGCGGTGCCTGGCTCCAGGGGCGGCGTGACGACATGGGTCCGCGGACGCGGCAGTGGTCCCCGGGGCCGTTCGCGCGCATCGCGGCCGCCGGGTTCGGCGTGGCCTGCGTCGACTACCGGCTGAGCGGCGAGGCCCGCTTCCCCGCCCCGCTGGACGACGTCCGGACCGCCCTGCACTGGCTCACCCTGCGCGGCCCCGAGCTGGGCATCGACACCGGGCGGACCGTGGTCTGGGGCGAGTCGGCGGGCGGGCACCTGGCCTCGCTCCTCGCGCTGGACGGGCCGGGCCTCGCCGGTGCCGTGATCTGGTACGGGCCGAGCGATCTGACCGCCGCGCGCGGCCCGTTCCGCCCCGAGGACCCCGTCACCCCCGAGGCGCTCCTGCTGGGCGCGGCCCCGGCGGCCGTACCGGAGGCGGCGCGGGCGGGCAGTCCGCTGAGCCGCGTACACCCGGGGGCGCCGCCGTTCCTGCTGGTGCACGGCGACGCGGACACGATGGTGGACCACTCGCACAGCGCGTCGCTGGCCGCCGCGCTGCGCGGGGCGGGGGCATCGGCGCAACTGTGGACGGTCCCCGGCGCGGACCACGGCTGGCACGGCCTCCCCGACGCCGGGGTCGAGGAGATCTTCACGCGCTCCCTGGACTTCGTACACGCGCGCACGAGGCCCGGGGCCCGGCCGGGGATGCCGGACTCGTCCGGCGGCTAG
- a CDS encoding MarR family winged helix-turn-helix transcriptional regulator produces the protein MPPTQRDLPQLLGEARRWCEEGLFAAMAAAGETPVSPTQVQLCSVLDEEGTTVSELARRMGVTRQTAHQAVHGLVAAGILEQVPDPASARQRLIRRTAEGERAHRLAKAALARIEEQLAARIGEDLAAALRAALEAPWGPPPGADSVPG, from the coding sequence ATGCCGCCCACCCAGCGCGACCTGCCCCAACTCCTCGGCGAGGCCCGCCGCTGGTGCGAGGAGGGGCTCTTCGCCGCCATGGCGGCCGCCGGCGAGACCCCGGTCTCCCCGACACAGGTGCAGCTCTGCTCCGTACTGGACGAGGAGGGCACCACCGTCTCCGAACTGGCGCGGCGCATGGGCGTCACCCGGCAGACCGCCCACCAGGCCGTGCACGGACTCGTCGCCGCCGGGATCCTCGAACAGGTCCCTGACCCCGCCTCCGCCCGGCAGCGCCTGATCAGGCGCACCGCCGAGGGGGAACGCGCCCACCGCCTCGCCAAGGCCGCCCTCGCCCGCATCGAGGAGCAGCTCGCCGCACGCATCGGCGAGGACCTGGCCGCCGCCCTGCGGGCCGCCCTGGAGGCGCCGTGGGGGCCGCCGCCCGGCGCGGACTCAGTTCCCGGGTGA